One window from the genome of Verrucomicrobiia bacterium encodes:
- a CDS encoding ABC transporter ATP-binding protein, translated as MIHLENVTKRFGNRFAVQDLTLRVPAGEIYGLLGHNGAGKSTAIGMMLGQVWPTKGQITICGFDVTAHRRQALLKVGAIFETPAFYDYLSGWRNLEIFSSYTAPTSRTRIREVIDWVGLTGRERGKVRTYSHGMRTRLALAQALLPRPELLILDEPSDGLDPEGIHEMRQTILRLHRELNLTILLSSHFLNEVEHLCSRIAVLNQGRMVFEGTLSATREATRWVRLNVGDFPLAVKELRDCRLITDVRDGRLVALGHDIGADRVVRLLVERGIPVYEIAREEETLENFYLSLMNNQRARDATLPAGYKP; from the coding sequence ATGATCCATCTCGAGAATGTCACCAAAAGGTTTGGGAACCGCTTTGCCGTCCAGGACCTCACCCTAAGGGTGCCGGCGGGTGAGATTTACGGTCTGCTCGGCCATAATGGGGCCGGCAAAAGCACCGCCATCGGGATGATGCTCGGCCAGGTCTGGCCTACCAAGGGGCAGATTACCATTTGCGGCTTCGACGTGACCGCCCACCGTCGCCAGGCATTGCTCAAGGTAGGCGCCATTTTCGAGACGCCGGCCTTTTACGATTACTTGAGCGGTTGGCGCAACCTCGAGATTTTCAGCTCCTACACCGCGCCGACCTCCAGGACGCGCATCCGTGAAGTCATCGACTGGGTCGGCCTCACCGGGCGCGAGCGTGGCAAAGTGCGGACCTACTCCCATGGCATGCGCACACGGCTGGCCCTCGCCCAAGCCCTATTGCCCCGGCCCGAACTCCTTATCCTGGACGAGCCCAGCGACGGCCTCGACCCGGAAGGCATCCATGAAATGCGCCAGACCATCCTCCGGCTGCATCGCGAACTCAATCTGACCATCCTGCTCTCGTCGCATTTCCTCAATGAGGTCGAGCACCTCTGCTCGCGTATCGCCGTCCTGAACCAGGGCCGGATGGTTTTCGAGGGCACACTCTCGGCCACGCGCGAGGCCACCCGGTGGGTCCGGCTCAACGTCGGCGATTTCCCGCTGGCTGTGAAGGAACTCCGCGATTGCCGGCTCATCACCGATGTGCGCGATGGCAGGCTGGTCGCGCTGGGACACGACATCGGGGCCGACCGCGTGGTTCGCCTCCTGGTCGAGCGCGGCATCCCCGTTTATGAAATCGCCCGCGAAGAAGAGACGCTCGAGAACTTTTATCTCAGCCTCATGAATAATCAAAGAGCCCGCGACGCCACGTTGCCTGCGGGATATAAGCCGTAA
- a CDS encoding MFS transporter, with protein sequence MQSTDLRAPTAATERGELRRLSRHQWRSGIAAWLGWTFDGLDMHLYTLVAAPFVAQLLGATTTTDPRVGRYGSIIQAAFLLGWAFGGAFFGRIGDRLGRARALSFTILTYALFTGLSFFATSWWHLLFCRFLSALGIGGEWAVGASLLTETWPHRWRPWIAAVLQTGVNIGILFAVLANQILAKAPPRYLFLVGILPALLVLWIRRAVPETEEWRGARQSVEQMPGLKDLFRGEVRRVTICVAVVCGISLTAHWAFMFWHQQQLRNLPEVLSWTPAQKNRLADAAMFLVIGSSILGNFFAGWLARFLGYRLTIALMFLAYFAAMLGAYSVARNHLALLCWLPVIGFCQGAFALFTMYLPPLFPTLLRTTGAGFCYNIGRVTAAAGTVFFGLFSRVGDHRIALLYAGLLFLPAALTALFLPRARD encoded by the coding sequence ATGCAATCCACCGATCTGAGGGCGCCCACTGCTGCAACTGAGCGAGGAGAACTGCGCCGGCTCTCCCGCCACCAGTGGCGCTCCGGCATCGCAGCGTGGCTGGGTTGGACCTTCGATGGGCTGGACATGCATCTCTATACGCTGGTGGCGGCGCCCTTTGTGGCGCAGTTGCTGGGCGCCACTACCACAACTGACCCCCGGGTCGGACGCTATGGCTCAATTATCCAGGCCGCGTTTCTGCTGGGCTGGGCTTTTGGCGGCGCTTTTTTTGGCCGGATTGGCGATCGGCTGGGCCGCGCCCGCGCCTTGAGCTTCACAATCCTCACCTACGCCTTGTTCACCGGCCTCTCCTTTTTCGCAACCAGTTGGTGGCACTTGCTCTTTTGCCGCTTTCTTTCGGCGCTGGGCATCGGCGGCGAATGGGCTGTAGGCGCGTCGCTGTTGACTGAGACCTGGCCGCATCGTTGGCGGCCATGGATTGCTGCCGTGCTCCAGACCGGCGTCAACATCGGTATCCTCTTTGCTGTCCTGGCCAACCAAATTCTTGCCAAGGCCCCTCCGCGTTATTTATTCCTGGTCGGCATTCTCCCGGCCCTGCTGGTCTTGTGGATACGGCGGGCTGTGCCCGAAACCGAGGAATGGCGCGGCGCCAGGCAGAGCGTCGAGCAAATGCCCGGTCTCAAGGATTTATTTCGCGGCGAGGTGCGCCGGGTTACCATTTGCGTCGCGGTCGTCTGCGGCATTTCCCTCACCGCCCACTGGGCCTTTATGTTTTGGCATCAGCAGCAATTGCGCAATCTCCCTGAGGTGCTTTCCTGGACCCCGGCCCAAAAAAATCGCCTGGCTGATGCCGCCATGTTCCTGGTGATCGGGTCCTCGATTTTGGGAAACTTCTTTGCCGGCTGGCTGGCGCGATTCCTCGGATACCGTTTGACCATCGCCCTGATGTTCCTGGCCTACTTCGCGGCGATGCTCGGCGCCTATAGCGTTGCGCGCAACCACCTGGCTCTGCTCTGCTGGCTGCCTGTAATCGGCTTTTGCCAGGGGGCCTTCGCCCTCTTTACCATGTATTTGCCCCCACTTTTCCCCACCCTGCTCCGAACCACCGGCGCGGGGTTCTGTTACAACATTGGCCGGGTCACAGCGGCAGCCGGAACCGTCTTTTTCGGCCTGTTTTCCAGAGTCGGCGATCACCGCATCGCTTTGCTCTACGCTGGTCTGCTATTCCTGCCGGCTGCTCTCACCGCCTTATTCTTGCCGCGTGCGCGCGATTGA
- the ftsA gene encoding cell division protein FtsA, translated as MFDSASPIIVGLEIGTSKICAVVGELNSDGALNIVGLGQARSRGVRKGEISDAPAAEEDVRHAIVEAEQMADVEIRSVYLGVTGSHVRGFNNRGVHPVASADREISEADVQDVIKNAKTINLPAQNHVIHAIRQHFLVDGQDGIANPVGMLGARVEVDVHVVHGNLNRLQNAIRAVKGLQLEVDDIVFTGLASSLALLTNEQKELGSLVIDIGGGTTEYVVYANGIIKHTGVLAVGGDHLSNDLAYGLKVPLSRAEQLKLEHGSALVNPAAKDQTVTIANDLGMPLKILNLENLQRIISLRVEEIFQLITQDLEQAAALDYLRGGVFLCGGVSRLPQIAKMAEQLLQVPVSLGKTNSISGLKSALDQPEFATAIGLVKFGSFQQRKRAAKGSLRDGLKSTLGQIFKRP; from the coding sequence ATGTTTGATTCCGCCTCACCCATCATTGTCGGCTTGGAAATCGGCACCTCAAAGATTTGCGCTGTGGTGGGCGAACTCAATTCTGATGGGGCGCTGAACATCGTCGGCTTGGGTCAAGCCCGCTCTCGGGGCGTGCGCAAGGGGGAGATCAGTGACGCGCCCGCTGCCGAGGAGGATGTGCGGCACGCCATTGTCGAGGCCGAACAGATGGCTGATGTTGAAATCCGCAGCGTTTATCTCGGGGTCACCGGCAGTCATGTGCGGGGTTTCAATAACCGCGGTGTCCATCCGGTGGCTTCCGCCGATCGCGAGATTTCCGAGGCCGATGTCCAGGATGTCATAAAGAATGCCAAGACCATCAATCTGCCGGCCCAGAACCACGTCATCCACGCCATCCGCCAGCATTTTTTGGTAGATGGCCAGGATGGCATTGCCAACCCAGTGGGTATGCTGGGGGCCCGGGTCGAGGTGGATGTCCACGTGGTTCATGGCAATTTAAACCGCCTCCAAAATGCCATCCGCGCCGTCAAGGGCCTGCAACTGGAAGTGGACGACATCGTCTTTACTGGTTTGGCCTCATCGCTGGCATTGTTGACCAATGAACAAAAAGAGCTCGGCTCGCTGGTGATCGACATCGGCGGAGGCACGACCGAATATGTGGTGTATGCCAACGGGATCATCAAACACACCGGCGTGCTGGCGGTTGGCGGCGATCACCTCTCCAATGACCTGGCGTATGGGCTGAAGGTCCCCTTGAGCCGGGCCGAGCAACTCAAACTCGAGCACGGCTCAGCTCTGGTCAATCCCGCCGCCAAGGACCAGACCGTCACAATTGCCAACGATCTCGGCATGCCGCTCAAAATACTCAATTTGGAGAATCTCCAACGCATCATCTCGCTGCGCGTCGAAGAGATTTTCCAGCTCATCACGCAGGACCTCGAACAAGCCGCTGCGCTGGATTACTTGCGCGGCGGGGTATTCCTGTGTGGCGGGGTTTCACGGCTGCCGCAAATCGCCAAGATGGCCGAACAACTGCTGCAGGTGCCTGTCTCACTGGGCAAAACCAACTCCATCAGTGGCTTGAAATCCGCTCTGGACCAGCCCGAGTTTGCAACCGCCATTGGCCTGGTAAAGTTCGGTTCGTTCCAGCAACGCAAGCGCGCTGCCAAGGGGTCGTTGCGCGACGGATTGAAATCGACTCTCGGACAGATATTCAAAAGACCTTGA
- a CDS encoding VOC family protein has product MKTNVKYIPDGFHAVTPYLTVKNAAQAIEFYKRGFDARERVRMPGPDGKVAHAELQIADSIIMLGEECPEHGNVSPESLEGSPVGLALYVQNVDAAFERAVGAGASVTEPVADKFWGDRSGSLTDPFGHKWMLLTHIEDVSPQEMKKRMAEMFSTASAGNKK; this is encoded by the coding sequence ATGAAAACAAACGTAAAATACATTCCTGATGGCTTTCATGCCGTGACACCGTACCTGACGGTAAAGAACGCGGCGCAAGCCATTGAGTTCTACAAACGCGGCTTCGACGCGCGTGAGCGCGTGCGCATGCCGGGGCCCGACGGCAAAGTTGCCCACGCAGAATTGCAGATCGCAGATTCCATTATCATGCTGGGTGAAGAATGCCCGGAGCATGGGAACGTGTCGCCTGAGAGCCTCGAAGGATCGCCGGTGGGACTTGCGTTGTACGTGCAGAACGTGGACGCGGCGTTCGAGCGCGCCGTAGGCGCGGGAGCTTCTGTCACAGAACCTGTTGCCGACAAGTTCTGGGGTGACCGCAGCGGATCACTCACCGATCCGTTCGGGCACAAATGGATGCTCCTGACGCACATTGAGGACGTCTCGCCCCAAGAGATGAAGAAACGGATGGCCGAGATGTTTTCCACGGCATCGGCCGGAAACAAAAAGTGA
- a CDS encoding type II secretion system protein: MNRPPAQCIWRSGLHRNPYATFNDPLEGTLLQTISQSSSFASVKTLLCSSFTLIELLVVIAIIAILSGLLLTTVSRAKESGRATACLSNLHQIGIALQLYVQDNNNRLPIMRDYSLTTSNDLPSPDRVLSNNLGNLKVLDCPSDRQRVFETTGSSYSWNSLLNGEDADHLSALGISFNPHQIPLMFDKDRFHAARGPKKEVNFLYADGHIKNLLELSGTIQQSP; the protein is encoded by the coding sequence ATGAATAGACCGCCTGCACAGTGTATTTGGCGCAGTGGCCTGCATCGAAACCCCTATGCAACTTTCAATGACCCCCTCGAAGGGACCCTGCTGCAAACCATATCCCAATCCTCTTCGTTTGCTTCTGTTAAAACTCTTCTGTGTAGTTCCTTCACCCTCATCGAATTGCTGGTCGTCATTGCCATTATAGCCATTTTAAGCGGCCTGCTACTTACGACTGTGAGCCGGGCCAAGGAGTCTGGCCGCGCCACCGCCTGCCTGAGCAACCTGCACCAGATCGGCATCGCCCTTCAGCTTTACGTCCAGGACAACAATAATCGTCTCCCCATCATGCGCGATTACTCGCTGACCACTTCCAACGATCTCCCAAGCCCGGACCGTGTGCTGAGCAATAACTTGGGCAATCTCAAGGTGCTGGATTGCCCTTCCGACCGGCAACGAGTTTTTGAAACAACCGGCAGCAGCTATTCCTGGAACAGCCTTCTCAATGGCGAAGACGCCGATCACCTCTCCGCCCTGGGCATCAGCTTTAATCCGCACCAAATCCCGCTCATGTTCGATAAAGACCGGTTCCATGCCGCGCGCGGCCCGAAAAAGGAGGTCAATTTCCTCTATGCGGATGGCCATATCAAAAACCTGCTCGAACTCTCCGGCACGATTCAACAAAGCCCATGA
- the fumC gene encoding class II fumarate hydratase, protein MTIASAAGFRIEEDSLGEVKVPAKHLWGAQTERSRHNFQIGVERYRWGRPVIRALGILKKCAALANADLGQLTREKADLIVTAAQEVIEGKLDAEFPLVVFQTGSGTQTNMNANEVIANRAIQLAGGILGSKKPIHPNEDVNRSQSSNDTFPTVMHIATVEQTENVLAPAIRLLRDTLDAKAKAFAQITMIGRTHLQDATPLTLGQVISGWVAQLDEALGALHSVLPGVCALAIGGTAVGTGLNADPRFGEAAARKIAVETGKPFVSAPNKFAALSAHDAMMTLSGALRTLAGALLKIANDVRWYASGPRAGLGELKLPENEPGSSIMPGKINPTQCEALTMVSVQVFGNDHAVAFAGSQGNFQLNVYKPVILQNVLDSIELLAQAARSFNDHCAQGIEPNEKRIHEHLENSLMLVTALNPHIGYEKAAQISLKAYRENISLRQAALELGFVTAEQFDQWVRPEDMTHSG, encoded by the coding sequence ATGACAATTGCCAGCGCAGCCGGTTTCCGTATCGAAGAGGATTCCTTGGGCGAAGTCAAAGTTCCCGCAAAGCATCTGTGGGGCGCCCAGACGGAACGCTCACGCCACAACTTCCAGATTGGTGTCGAGCGTTACCGCTGGGGCCGGCCTGTCATCCGTGCCTTGGGCATTCTCAAAAAATGCGCCGCCCTGGCCAATGCTGACCTGGGCCAATTGACGCGGGAGAAGGCCGATTTGATTGTGACTGCGGCCCAGGAGGTAATCGAAGGGAAGCTGGATGCGGAGTTTCCGCTCGTTGTGTTCCAAACGGGGTCGGGCACTCAAACCAACATGAACGCCAATGAGGTCATCGCCAACCGCGCCATTCAGCTTGCCGGTGGTATTTTGGGTTCAAAGAAGCCGATCCATCCAAACGAAGATGTGAACCGAAGCCAATCTTCCAATGACACCTTCCCGACCGTCATGCACATCGCCACAGTCGAGCAGACGGAGAACGTCCTGGCGCCTGCTATTCGATTGCTACGGGACACGCTCGATGCGAAAGCCAAAGCCTTCGCGCAGATAACGATGATAGGCCGGACACACCTCCAGGACGCCACGCCTCTAACGCTTGGACAGGTGATTTCCGGCTGGGTAGCGCAACTCGACGAGGCGCTCGGCGCTCTCCACAGCGTTTTGCCGGGAGTGTGCGCCCTCGCCATCGGTGGAACGGCGGTCGGCACGGGCCTGAATGCCGATCCTCGCTTCGGGGAAGCAGCGGCGCGCAAAATCGCCGTGGAAACGGGCAAACCCTTCGTCTCGGCACCCAACAAGTTTGCCGCCCTCTCGGCCCACGACGCGATGATGACCCTCAGTGGGGCATTGCGAACGCTAGCCGGCGCTCTGCTGAAAATAGCCAACGACGTGCGCTGGTATGCCTCGGGACCACGGGCCGGTCTTGGCGAGCTGAAATTGCCGGAAAACGAGCCGGGCTCGTCCATCATGCCCGGCAAGATTAACCCGACACAGTGTGAGGCCCTGACGATGGTGTCGGTTCAGGTGTTTGGCAATGATCACGCGGTGGCTTTCGCCGGTTCACAAGGCAACTTCCAGCTCAATGTCTATAAGCCGGTCATCCTGCAGAACGTGCTGGATTCAATTGAACTCCTCGCCCAGGCGGCACGCTCGTTCAACGACCATTGCGCCCAAGGGATCGAGCCCAACGAAAAGCGCATCCACGAGCACCTCGAAAACTCGCTGATGCTGGTGACGGCCCTCAACCCGCACATTGGCTACGAAAAGGCCGCCCAAATCTCCCTCAAGGCTTACCGGGAGAATATTTCACTGCGTCAGGCTGCCCTGGAACTGGGCTTTGTGACGGCCGAGCAATTCGACCAATGGGTGCGGCCAGAAGACATGACGCACTCCGGATGA
- a CDS encoding TraB/GumN family protein, whose translation MPAREPISGFSSPQQLSNPAPPPASPAPPAQRSSTRSPCRHLLWKLDSANATVFLLGAIHVMKPEDYPMPAAIETAFSNAAIVVFETDMARLEDPASQKELLKRGALPQDQILSEELPPSLYSRFRQQVRQLGLPPDIFDFVKPSVAAISLEALEMQRLGFSSENGVDHYLFKKAQQQHKKIETLESVDFQIRLVTRFSNREGEQLLDETLEDLAETGAFLKAMRRAWNCGDTTQLDTLLNRSRIEAPSLFRRSVRNRNKRWAPRIEQLLRSRQQAMVVVGAGHLLGKGGLLDLLRHKGWQPTQL comes from the coding sequence ATGCCCGCGCGCGAGCCGATTTCAGGCTTTTCCAGCCCTCAACAATTATCCAATCCTGCGCCTCCTCCAGCATCCCCTGCGCCGCCGGCCCAGCGTTCCAGCACCAGAAGCCCCTGCCGGCATTTGCTTTGGAAACTTGATAGCGCCAATGCGACCGTTTTTCTGCTAGGGGCCATTCATGTGATGAAACCAGAGGATTATCCCATGCCTGCTGCGATTGAAACAGCGTTCAGCAATGCGGCCATTGTGGTGTTCGAGACCGACATGGCTCGATTGGAAGACCCGGCGTCGCAGAAGGAACTCCTCAAGCGCGGCGCTTTGCCGCAGGACCAAATCCTAAGCGAGGAGCTTCCTCCCAGCCTCTATTCGCGCTTTCGTCAGCAAGTGCGGCAACTCGGTTTGCCTCCTGATATCTTCGATTTCGTAAAACCATCGGTCGCCGCTATCTCCTTGGAGGCCCTGGAAATGCAGAGGCTTGGGTTCAGTTCGGAAAACGGCGTGGACCATTATCTTTTTAAAAAGGCGCAGCAGCAGCATAAAAAAATTGAAACACTCGAATCCGTCGATTTCCAAATCCGGCTAGTGACCCGGTTTTCGAACCGTGAAGGCGAACAATTGCTCGATGAAACCCTTGAGGACTTGGCAGAAACAGGGGCTTTCCTGAAAGCGATGCGGCGCGCCTGGAACTGCGGCGATACCACGCAATTGGATACCCTGCTTAATCGTTCCCGCATCGAAGCCCCTTCCCTCTTCAGACGCTCCGTCAGGAACCGAAATAAACGCTGGGCGCCACGGATCGAGCAGTTGCTGCGAAGTCGGCAGCAGGCCATGGTGGTGGTGGGCGCCGGACATCTTCTCGGCAAAGGTGGGTTGTTGGACTTGTTGCGCCACAAAGGCTGGCAGCCAACTCAGTTATAG
- a CDS encoding cell division protein FtsZ, whose protein sequence is MDTASQSGPGTKPAKGLRTTRIFGVGNAGVNVLEPLIAGGLAQASFIAVHSDPIPCGILAAVEQLQLESRLGADGDPERMRAWAEEQAPRLKALCAGAEVVFLIAGLGGAAGTGISPVLARLAKESGALVLGFVIAPFDCEGGRRQRLARLGLEHLMETADGVVCLPNQKVLKLTDETTSVLDTFKLGNELLAEGVRGIWRLLARPGLIEIHIGDLCALLRDRHAESAFAAVEAMGAARSREVVEKLLAHPLLEGGQVLAESNVVLVSLMGGPDLAMAEVNLVMEQLHSHCQRAQLIMGAAVDETFRERLAVIVIAAQKTHGSGAEKADGYGAEGLDSQLLGRSAPARPESRFLPPPPSLSPEKMEQMLARQGSRAGRPRKALPKLRQTQLPLEIVSKGRFDKSEPTIHKGEDLDVPTYIRRGVSLN, encoded by the coding sequence ATGGATACCGCCTCTCAATCTGGACCCGGCACAAAACCCGCAAAGGGCCTGCGCACCACACGGATTTTCGGCGTGGGGAATGCCGGGGTCAATGTGCTCGAACCGCTGATCGCCGGCGGTTTGGCGCAGGCTTCCTTTATTGCCGTCCATAGCGACCCGATTCCGTGCGGCATTTTGGCCGCAGTGGAACAACTCCAGCTCGAAAGCAGGCTGGGCGCCGACGGGGACCCGGAGCGGATGCGGGCCTGGGCTGAAGAACAGGCGCCGCGGCTCAAGGCGCTCTGTGCGGGCGCTGAAGTGGTTTTCTTGATAGCGGGGTTGGGCGGGGCTGCGGGCACTGGCATCAGCCCGGTCCTGGCGCGCCTCGCCAAAGAGAGCGGCGCCCTGGTCCTGGGTTTCGTGATTGCCCCGTTTGATTGCGAGGGTGGCCGCCGTCAGCGTCTTGCCCGGTTGGGTCTGGAACATTTGATGGAAACTGCCGATGGAGTCGTGTGCCTGCCGAACCAGAAGGTATTAAAGCTGACCGATGAAACAACCAGCGTCCTGGATACATTCAAGCTCGGAAACGAATTGCTGGCCGAAGGGGTGCGGGGCATCTGGCGCCTGCTGGCGCGTCCTGGCCTGATCGAGATACATATCGGCGACCTCTGCGCGCTTCTTCGTGACCGGCATGCGGAGAGCGCGTTTGCGGCCGTTGAGGCCATGGGCGCCGCGCGCTCGCGCGAGGTGGTCGAGAAGCTCCTGGCCCATCCGTTGCTCGAAGGGGGCCAGGTGCTGGCGGAGTCCAACGTGGTGCTGGTGAGTCTGATGGGTGGCCCGGATCTGGCCATGGCTGAAGTCAACCTGGTGATGGAGCAGCTCCACAGCCATTGCCAGCGGGCGCAACTCATCATGGGGGCGGCTGTGGACGAAACGTTCCGCGAACGGCTGGCGGTGATCGTCATCGCGGCCCAAAAAACTCACGGCTCAGGCGCCGAAAAAGCAGACGGGTACGGAGCCGAGGGATTGGACAGCCAGCTCCTGGGCCGCTCGGCCCCTGCACGGCCTGAATCGAGATTCCTTCCTCCACCGCCCTCGCTGAGCCCGGAAAAGATGGAGCAGATGCTGGCCCGCCAGGGCTCTCGCGCGGGCCGCCCCCGCAAGGCCCTGCCGAAGCTGCGCCAGACCCAGTTGCCGCTCGAAATTGTTTCCAAGGGGCGTTTCGATAAGAGTGAGCCAACTATTCACAAAGGCGAGGACCTCGATGTTCCCACCTATATCCGCCGCGGTGTTTCCTTAAACTGA
- a CDS encoding response regulator has protein sequence MARPNPIGPFISASRTPGGARRALRVLLVEDSQSDALLLIRALDRGGFDVISQRVDTAESMELALQNQLWDAILCDHAMPSFSAPEALELIKKHQFDVPFIIVSGYIEEETAVAAMKAGAHDYIMKDHLARLVPAVERELRDAEVRRARRKSEEELLRAQEELELRVEQRTADLRAANLKLENVIDERKRLENELLEIAENERRRIGFDLHDDLGQKLTGVSMMLKGLERRLATENHACVGEARKIQALIDETIQHTHNLAHQFSSLDASGDDLCGVLKGLAENVQKMFGIQCGFHPKGAPPALPRHSTVQLYKIAQEAVSNAIKHGKARQVSIGLTHQHEHLVLTIKNDGLPFSQPAGSKNRMGLRIMNYRANTIGATLDIKPTNKSGTLVTCSLSVRPAPKQLAGPLARPANGRQDRPLEAEAAVSHAVST, from the coding sequence GTGGCAAGACCAAACCCAATCGGCCCTTTCATTAGCGCATCGAGAACCCCCGGCGGCGCGCGCCGCGCGTTGCGCGTGTTACTGGTGGAAGATTCCCAATCCGATGCCTTGCTGCTGATTCGGGCTCTGGACCGGGGCGGCTTCGATGTCATTAGCCAGCGGGTCGATACCGCGGAGTCCATGGAGCTTGCCCTCCAAAATCAATTGTGGGACGCCATTCTTTGTGACCATGCGATGCCCAGCTTCAGCGCTCCGGAGGCGCTCGAATTGATTAAAAAACACCAGTTCGACGTTCCATTCATTATCGTTTCGGGCTATATCGAAGAAGAAACGGCTGTGGCCGCAATGAAGGCCGGCGCGCATGATTACATCATGAAAGACCACTTGGCGCGCCTGGTGCCGGCCGTTGAGCGGGAGTTGCGCGACGCCGAAGTGCGGCGTGCCCGGCGCAAATCCGAGGAGGAGTTGCTGCGCGCCCAGGAAGAGCTCGAACTGCGGGTCGAGCAGCGCACCGCGGACTTGCGCGCCGCCAATCTCAAACTGGAGAACGTCATTGACGAACGCAAACGGCTCGAAAATGAACTGCTCGAAATCGCCGAAAACGAGCGGCGTCGCATCGGATTTGACCTGCATGATGACCTTGGCCAAAAACTGACAGGGGTGTCCATGATGCTGAAGGGCTTGGAGCGCCGGCTGGCGACCGAGAATCATGCGTGCGTCGGCGAAGCGCGTAAAATCCAAGCCCTGATCGACGAAACCATTCAGCATACCCATAACCTGGCCCATCAGTTCAGTTCATTAGACGCCAGCGGTGATGATTTGTGCGGGGTTCTCAAAGGGCTGGCGGAAAACGTCCAAAAGATGTTTGGCATCCAGTGCGGGTTTCATCCGAAAGGAGCCCCCCCCGCGTTGCCTCGCCACAGCACTGTTCAGCTTTACAAAATCGCCCAGGAAGCCGTCAGCAATGCGATCAAACACGGAAAAGCGCGGCAGGTTTCGATTGGCCTGACTCATCAGCATGAGCACTTAGTCCTGACCATCAAAAATGACGGCCTCCCCTTTTCTCAGCCTGCTGGCTCCAAGAACCGCATGGGATTGCGCATCATGAATTATCGCGCCAATACCATCGGCGCAACCCTGGACATCAAGCCGACGAATAAATCCGGCACACTGGTCACTTGCTCCCTCTCGGTCAGACCGGCCCCGAAACAATTGGCAGGGCCACTGGCTCGTCCTGCAAATGGCCGTCAGGATCGGCCCCTTGAAGCCGAGGCCGCCGTTTCCCACGCCGTATCGACGTAG
- a CDS encoding zeta toxin family protein has translation MRAIDQTQPRPAALQSRKARRPLLLAIAGGSGSGKSWLATKLETALAPNVLRICLDDFYRDRSHLTPARRARLNFDHPRAIDWNALENALKRLHAGHPARVPSYDFKTHTRLAASQVLRPKPLIVVEGLWLLRRPALRRLFALRIFLECPARTRLKRRLARDGQSRGRTRESVQAQFHATVQPMHRLFVAPQVRWAHVRLRGTPGNKEIKRITQWLRTQNPFDIS, from the coding sequence GTGCGCGCGATTGACCAGACCCAACCCCGGCCCGCTGCTCTCCAATCGCGAAAGGCGCGGCGGCCCCTGCTCCTCGCCATTGCCGGCGGCAGCGGTTCGGGCAAATCCTGGCTGGCCACGAAGCTCGAAACCGCCCTGGCGCCCAACGTCCTGCGCATTTGCCTCGACGACTTTTACCGCGACCGCTCCCACCTGACTCCGGCCCGGCGCGCCCGGCTCAATTTCGATCACCCGCGCGCCATTGACTGGAACGCCCTCGAGAACGCATTGAAAAGGCTTCATGCCGGCCACCCTGCGCGCGTGCCCTCCTATGATTTCAAAACGCACACCCGCTTGGCGGCCTCGCAAGTTCTCAGGCCAAAACCCCTCATCGTCGTCGAGGGTCTTTGGCTGCTGCGCCGGCCAGCCCTTCGCCGGCTCTTCGCACTGCGGATTTTTCTCGAATGCCCCGCCCGGACTCGCCTGAAACGGCGATTGGCGCGAGATGGCCAATCGCGGGGCCGCACCCGAGAATCGGTCCAGGCGCAATTCCACGCCACGGTCCAGCCCATGCACCGGCTCTTTGTGGCCCCGCAGGTCCGCTGGGCCCATGTGCGGTTGCGTGGGACGCCGGGAAATAAGGAAATTAAGAGGATCACGCAATGGTTGCGAACACAGAACCCGTTTGACATTTCCTAA